Proteins found in one Neomonachus schauinslandi chromosome 1, ASM220157v2, whole genome shotgun sequence genomic segment:
- the LOC110593998 gene encoding mitotic interactor and substrate of PLK1: MDRVTRYPIFSIPHSPRLAGLDPDGDTSYTFEVVDVGPAARGWGQDKPQAWPAYREAQLNAARTGASYTQRAFPGRSPPWMLSFREGDKDEEVKACRLDARDTQPRRPRDLEKEHWAVIQHQALRKNSTVATLHGTPGHLDPRSPGQPQPGPLEASAVDREQIDFLAAKRQFLSLEQANAGGPLHPPAQVAPARAPPGLSQAPKASSGLLLANGCDVPLKPQEREVLLREKRVCGLPAVSGAQAADDPGSRSQVGSLELPKETPIEREIRLAQEREADLREQRGLRRQNSQQELVEIPSRPLLTKVSLTAAPWRDRGRPSLYVQRDVAQETQREEDHRWQEGLQATPSRISRAPQSGLRRAFSSDSILDLASDSSAADPAPEVRKVGRLPADAYQPYLRPGSPRLDFEAFHAHGKLRGLSTDEAKAAGSPRATGSLRHLLESSGNPPGMKPECSKPPQGHPQAHGGVIRWEYFHLSPLRFRVPDVPPRAEGPRVRGWEVGGTLASRLQRSQSSELLEREVESVLQREQEVAEERRNALFPEVFSPPPTEDNDGGDQDSRGSSAASGIVGSYSVTESHFFSPIHLHSGLVWTAEAPAEASPEQRKREQQYAGIKSLDHIDSEVLEATRVTHHKNAMARRWEAGIYTSESQD, from the exons ATGGACCGAGTGACCAGATACCCCATCTTCAGCATCCCTCACTCGCCTCGCCTGGCTGGCCTGGACCCCGATGGGGACACCAGCTACACGTTTGAGGTGGTGGATGTGGGGCCGgcggccaggggctggggccaggacAAGCCACAGGCGTGGCCGGCTTACCGAGAAGCCCAGCTAAATGCGGCCAGGACTGGGGCGTCCTACACCCAACGTGCCTTCCCGGGCCGGTCACCCCCGTGGATGCTCTCCTTCCGGGAGGGTGACAAGGATGAGGAAGTGAAGGCCTGCCGCCTGGACGCCAGGGACACCCAGCCTCGGCGGCCACGGGACCTGGAGAAGGAGCACTGGGCGGTCATCCAGCACCAGGCCCTCAGGAAGAACAGCACGGTGGCCACGCTCCACGGCACCCCTGGCCACCTGGACCCCAGGAGCCCCGGCCAACCTCAGCCTGGGCCCCTGGAGGCGAGCGCCGTGGACAGGGAGCAGATTGACTTCCTGGCAGCGAAGCGGCAGTTCCTGAGTCTGGAGCAGGCCAATGCGGGGGGCCCTCTGCACCCTCCGGCTCAGGTGGCCCCTGCCCGTGCCCCACCGGGGCTCAGTCAGGCCCCCAAGGCCTCAAGTGGGCTGCTCTTGGCCAATGGGTGTGATGTCCCGCTGAAGCCCCAGGAGAGGGAGGTGCTCCTTCGAGAGAAGAGGGTCTGTGGCCTTCCAGCTGTATCTGGCGCCCAGGCTGCGGACGACCCCGGCTCCCGTTCCCAAGTGGGGTCCCTGGAGCTCCCTAAGGAGACCCCCATCGAGCGGGAGATCCGGCTGGCCCAGGAGCGGGAAGCGGACCTGCGAGAGCAGAGGGGGCTACGGCGGCAGAACAGCCAGCAGGAGCTGGTGGAGATACCCAGCAGGCCCCTGCTGACCAAGGTGAGCCTGACAGCGGCCCCATGGCGGGACCGAGGGCGCCCGTCACTCTACGTGCAGCGGGACGTGGCGCAGGAGACGCAGCGTGAGGAGGACCACCGGTGGCAGGAGGGCCTGCAGGCCACACCCAGCAGGATCTCCCGGGCTCCCCAGTCTGGGCTCAGGAGAGCCTTTAGCTCAGACTCCATCCTGGACCTGGCCTCAGACAGCAGCGCGGCTGACCCTGCCCCAGAGGTGAGGAAGGTGGGCCGCCTCCCGGCCGATGCCTACCAGCCGTACCTGCGTCCTGGGAGCCCCCGGCTGGACTTTGAAGCCTTCCACGCGCATGGCAAGCTCCGTGGTCTCTCTACGGATGAGGCCAAGGCTGCGGGCTCTCCAAGGGCCACAGGGTCTCTGAGGCATCTCTTGGAATCCTCTGGAAACCCCCCAGGCATGAAGCCGGAGTGCTCCAAGCCGCCCCAGGGGCACCCACAAGCCCACGGAGGTGTCATTCGATGGGAGTATTTCCACCTGAGCCCCCTGCGGTTCAGGGTCCCAGATGTGCCCCCGCGGGCCGAGGGCCCCCGCGTCcgaggctgggaggtgggggggaccCTGGCATCGAGGCTGCAAAGGTCCCAGTCGTCAGAGCTGCtggagagggaggtggagagcGTCCTGCAGCGCGAGCAGGAGGTGGCCGAGGAGCGGCGGAATGCACTGTTCCCTGAGGTTTTCTCCCCACCACCTACCGAGGACAATGACGGAGGTGACCAGGACTCCAGGGGCTCCTCCGCGGCCTCGG GCATCGTGGGCAGCTACTCGGTGACCGAGTCCCACTTCTTCAGCCCCATCCACCTGCACTCAGGCCTGGTGTGGACGGCGGAGGCCCCTGCCGAGGCTTCTcctgagcagaggaagagggagcagcag TATGCCGGCATCAAGTCCTTAGACCACATCGACTCAGAG GTCCTGGAAGCCACACGAGTGACCCACCACAAGAATGCCATGGCGAGGCGCTGGGAAGCTGGTATCTACACCAGTGAGAGCCAGGACTGA